A genomic segment from Pseudomonas sp. M30-35 encodes:
- a CDS encoding outer membrane protein assembly factor BamE → MQKTKLLLTSLTFTGLIALAGCSFPGVYKIDIQQGNVVTQDMIDQLRPGMTRKQVRFIMGNPLITDTFHANRWDYLYSMQPGGRQRLQERVSLMFDDNDQLTGLAGDFMPGVSRDQEIMGDEPATTVTPADGSTEQPETEAPQVDDEPPAPGSLLEQIQGDVDSAEPAAVPSPEPLDTE, encoded by the coding sequence ATGCAAAAAACCAAGCTCCTGCTGACCAGCCTCACCTTTACGGGGCTCATCGCACTCGCCGGTTGTTCATTCCCCGGGGTTTATAAAATCGACATTCAACAGGGCAATGTCGTCACACAAGACATGATAGACCAGTTGCGCCCAGGAATGACCCGCAAACAAGTGCGGTTTATTATGGGCAACCCGCTGATTACGGATACATTCCATGCAAATCGCTGGGATTATCTGTACAGCATGCAGCCAGGTGGTCGCCAGCGTTTGCAAGAACGCGTGAGTCTTATGTTTGACGACAATGACCAACTCACCGGTTTAGCTGGCGACTTTATGCCAGGCGTCAGCCGTGACCAGGAAATCATGGGCGATGAGCCTGCGACGACTGTCACACCTGCTGACGGCAGCACAGAGCAGCCAGAGACCGAAGCACCGCAAGTTGACGATGAGCCGCCTGCACCGGGCTCGCTGCTGGAGCAAATCCAGGGGGACGTCGACAGTGCAGAACCTGCAGCGGTGCCTTCACCTGAGCCATTGGATACCGAATAA
- the smpB gene encoding SsrA-binding protein SmpB, producing the protein MAKQKKQNENTIALNKKALHDYFIETKFEAGLVLAGWEVKSMRAGKAQLTDSYVLLKNDEAWLMGCHITPLTTASTHVIADPTRTRKLLLNKRELEKLFGAVNQKGYTCVALSIQWQAHLVKCTIALVKGKKDFDKRHTEKERDADREVQRAMRTKGKE; encoded by the coding sequence ATGGCTAAACAAAAGAAACAGAACGAGAACACCATCGCGCTTAACAAAAAAGCGCTGCATGACTATTTCATCGAAACCAAGTTCGAAGCAGGCCTCGTGCTCGCCGGTTGGGAAGTGAAAAGCATGCGTGCCGGCAAAGCTCAGTTGACCGACAGCTACGTGCTGCTGAAAAACGATGAAGCCTGGCTGATGGGTTGCCACATCACCCCGCTCACAACTGCAAGCACCCACGTGATTGCAGACCCGACACGCACCCGTAAGCTTTTGCTCAACAAGCGTGAGTTGGAAAAGCTATTCGGCGCAGTCAACCAGAAAGGCTATACCTGCGTCGCATTGTCGATTCAGTGGCAGGCACACCTGGTCAAGTGCACCATTGCACTGGTGAAAGGTAAGAAAGACTTCGACAAGCGTCACACCGAGAAAGAACGTGATGCCGATCGTGAAGTTCAGCGCGCCATGCGCACCAAGGGTAAAGAGTAA
- a CDS encoding RnfH family protein produces MDSKSIVVEVVYALADKQKLLRLSLPYGTTMRQAAEQSGMQAHFPGLDLASSPLGIFGKAVAKPEERVMEDGERVEIYRSLIADPKEVRKQRAAKAAKAKAKEESGE; encoded by the coding sequence ATGGATAGCAAAAGCATTGTGGTCGAAGTGGTGTATGCCTTGGCGGATAAGCAAAAGCTGCTGCGCTTGAGCCTGCCGTATGGCACCACAATGCGCCAGGCTGCCGAGCAGTCGGGGATGCAGGCGCATTTTCCCGGCCTGGATTTAGCCAGCAGCCCGCTGGGCATATTTGGTAAAGCCGTAGCCAAGCCTGAAGAGCGGGTGATGGAGGATGGCGAGCGAGTCGAAATTTATCGCTCTTTGATCGCCGACCCGAAAGAGGTGCGCAAGCAGCGCGCCGCCAAAGCTGCCAAGGCTAAGGCCAAGGAAGAGTCAGGCGAGTAG
- a CDS encoding sodium-dependent transporter: protein MANDKVSIHGAWASRWVFILAATGSAVGLGNIWKFPYMAGLYGGGAFVAMYLVCIAAVGLPIMLAETLIGRRGRQSPVNSMRSLAAESGGSRYWSVAAVVGMVAALLILSFYSVVAGWSLDYIIGMGRGDFTGITGEGAGAAFGGLTDNPWRLTLWHTLFMIGTGFVIAKGVVAGLERSLRIMMPMLFVLLLILLGYSFTTGHFMQGFNFLFHFDPSKVQGGILAALGHAFFTLSVGVGSIMVYGSYMPKKSSIGATVLAVGLLDTLVALTAGLALFPIVFAAGLEPGGGPGLMFVTLPIAFGNVAFGQVMGLVFFVLVALAAWSSSISMLEPAVAYFVERTGRSRAAVTSILAVFCWIVGMGTVLSFNIGADAKFFVFAKDGFHLFQWGAEGGKTFFEGIDYLTSRILLPVGSVAFAMFAGWVMSRDSVRDELSIKSPLLFNIALWLIRVVAPVGVLIVFVAELTK from the coding sequence ATGGCAAACGATAAAGTCTCGATTCACGGCGCTTGGGCCAGCCGCTGGGTGTTTATTCTGGCGGCCACTGGTTCGGCGGTTGGATTGGGTAATATCTGGAAGTTTCCCTACATGGCCGGGCTTTACGGCGGCGGCGCGTTTGTTGCCATGTACTTGGTGTGTATTGCTGCGGTCGGTTTGCCGATCATGTTGGCTGAAACCTTGATTGGTCGACGTGGTCGGCAAAGCCCGGTCAATTCGATGCGCAGCTTGGCTGCGGAATCTGGCGGCTCGCGCTATTGGTCGGTCGCCGCGGTAGTCGGCATGGTCGCGGCGCTGCTGATTCTCTCGTTCTACAGCGTGGTTGCTGGCTGGTCGCTGGATTACATCATTGGCATGGGCCGTGGCGATTTCACCGGCATCACTGGCGAAGGCGCAGGCGCAGCATTCGGTGGCCTGACTGATAACCCCTGGCGCCTGACTCTGTGGCATACGCTGTTTATGATTGGCACTGGTTTTGTCATCGCCAAGGGCGTTGTGGCCGGGCTTGAGCGCAGTTTGCGGATCATGATGCCAATGCTGTTTGTGTTGCTGTTGATCCTGCTCGGCTACAGCTTTACCACCGGGCATTTTATGCAAGGCTTTAATTTTCTATTCCACTTTGACCCAAGCAAGGTTCAGGGCGGGATTCTCGCAGCGTTGGGTCACGCTTTCTTCACGCTCAGCGTTGGCGTGGGTTCGATCATGGTTTACGGCTCGTACATGCCGAAAAAGTCTTCAATCGGTGCCACGGTGCTGGCGGTCGGCCTGCTTGATACCTTGGTCGCACTGACGGCTGGCTTGGCTTTGTTCCCGATTGTTTTTGCTGCCGGCCTTGAGCCCGGCGGCGGGCCAGGATTGATGTTCGTCACCCTGCCGATTGCCTTCGGCAATGTGGCGTTTGGACAGGTCATGGGCTTGGTGTTTTTCGTATTGGTGGCATTGGCTGCTTGGAGCTCGTCGATTTCCATGCTTGAACCTGCAGTCGCTTACTTTGTTGAGCGTACCGGGCGCAGCCGCGCGGCAGTGACCAGCATACTGGCAGTTTTCTGCTGGATAGTCGGTATGGGTACGGTGCTATCGTTCAATATTGGCGCAGATGCTAAGTTCTTTGTATTTGCCAAAGACGGCTTTCACCTGTTTCAGTGGGGCGCAGAAGGCGGCAAAACCTTCTTTGAGGGGATTGATTACCTCACCAGCCGTATTTTGTTACCTGTTGGTAGCGTGGCTTTCGCCATGTTCGCGGGTTGGGTCATGAGTCGGGACTCGGTGCGTGATGAGTTATCGATCAAAAGCCCGCTGTTGTTCAATATTGCCCTGTGGTTGATTCGCGTTGTGGCACCGGTTGGTGTTTTGATTGTGTTTGTTGCAGAGCTGACTAAGTGA
- a CDS encoding type II toxin-antitoxin system RatA family toxin: MSTHIQRSALLPYPAQALYDLVNDVAKYPEFLPWCSSSEVLEVTDVLMVASLEVAKAGFSQRFVTRNTLVPGQSIELNLEDGPFNHFHGRWEFKALGDKACKISLDLTFDYAGSIVRATLGPLFNQAANTLVDAFCQRAKNLYG, from the coding sequence ATGAGTACGCATATTCAGCGCTCGGCGCTGCTGCCATACCCGGCACAGGCGCTCTATGACTTGGTCAATGATGTGGCTAAATACCCCGAGTTCTTGCCGTGGTGCTCGTCCAGTGAGGTGCTTGAAGTCACCGATGTGCTGATGGTCGCCAGCCTTGAAGTGGCTAAGGCAGGCTTTAGCCAGCGCTTTGTCACGCGTAATACCTTGGTGCCGGGGCAGTCGATTGAGCTGAACCTTGAAGACGGCCCGTTTAATCACTTTCATGGCCGCTGGGAGTTCAAGGCCTTGGGTGACAAGGCCTGTAAAATCAGCCTTGATCTGACCTTTGATTACGCCGGCTCGATTGTCCGTGCGACATTGGGGCCACTGTTCAATCAGGCAGCAAACACTCTGGTCGATGCGTTCTGCCAACGCGCTAAAAATTTATACGGGTAA
- a CDS encoding FCD domain-containing protein: MEVGPLRQRRLSDDIVAQLETMILEGSLKVGERLPAERVLAERFGVSRPSLREAIQKLVAKGLLVSRQGGGNYVAQTLGSTFSDPLLLLMESNPEAQRDLLEFRHTLEGSCAYYAALRATELDLDRLKNAFEALQDCYNRSGKVTRAEEGAADAQFHLAIAEASHNAVLLHTIRGLFDLLKRNVVTNIGGMYEQRSETRDMLINQHRALYEAIIAGRADEARTLSNQHIDYVQEVLAEVQQQVQREARAQRRSTQTP, encoded by the coding sequence ATGGAAGTTGGACCACTGCGTCAGCGACGTCTCAGTGATGACATCGTTGCGCAACTGGAAACCATGATTCTTGAGGGATCGCTAAAGGTCGGTGAACGCTTGCCGGCGGAGCGAGTGCTGGCTGAGCGCTTTGGCGTGTCACGGCCATCGCTGCGTGAGGCGATCCAGAAGCTGGTTGCCAAGGGGCTGTTGGTCAGTCGGCAGGGCGGTGGCAACTATGTCGCGCAGACGCTGGGCTCAACCTTTAGCGACCCTCTGCTATTGCTGATGGAAAGCAACCCAGAGGCGCAGCGTGATTTGCTTGAGTTTCGTCATACGCTGGAAGGTTCCTGTGCCTATTACGCAGCACTGCGTGCAACCGAGCTTGATCTGGATCGCCTGAAAAATGCCTTCGAGGCGCTGCAGGATTGCTATAACCGCAGCGGCAAGGTAACCCGCGCAGAAGAGGGCGCGGCCGACGCACAGTTTCACTTGGCTATTGCCGAGGCCAGCCACAACGCGGTGTTGCTGCACACCATTCGCGGTTTGTTTGATTTGCTCAAGCGCAACGTGGTGACCAACATCGGCGGCATGTATGAGCAGCGCAGCGAAACCCGGGACATGCTGATTAACCAGCATCGGGCGCTATACGAGGCGATTATTGCGGGGCGTGCCGATGAGGCGCGAACCTTGTCCAATCAGCACATTGATTATGTGCAGGAAGTGCTCGCCGAGGTGCAGCAGCAGGTGCAGCGCGAAGCCAGGGCGCAGCGCCGTTCGACGCAAACTCCCTAG
- a CDS encoding L-lactate permease: protein MNSGVLALLAFSPILLAAVLLIGLRWPAKRAMPLVYLLTAAVGLLAWDMSFTRILASTLQGLLITLGLLWIIFGAILLLNTLKHSGGITAIRAGFATISPDRRIQAIIIAWLFGCFIEGASGFGTPAAIAAPLLVAIGFPAMAAVLMGMLVQSTPVSFGAVGTPIIVGVSTGLDSHAIGAQLLEHGSSWAQFLQLITSEVAIIHAIVGTVMPLFMAMMLTRFFGQEKSWKAGLEVLPFALFAGLAFTIPYALTGVFLGPEFPSLIGGLTGLAIVTSAARMGFLVPKTAWDFAPAKDWPAEWIGTVEMKLDELAHKPMSSLRAWLPYVLVGVLLVISRVFPDVGNALKAVVINFPDLLGETGVSANFQPLFLPGGILVAVVLATFFLHGMKARELTAAVKESSSVLLSAGFVLLFTVPMVRILINSGVNGADLGSMPIVMARWVADSVGGIYPLLAPSIGALGAFIAGSNTVSNMMFSQFQFGVATSLGLSSALIVAAQAIGAAAGNMVAIHNVVAASATVGLLGREGNTLRKTIWPTLYYVLFTGIIAMIAVYGLGISDPLLAAQ from the coding sequence ATGAATTCCGGTGTACTCGCTTTACTCGCTTTCTCGCCTATATTGCTCGCTGCCGTTTTGTTGATTGGTCTGCGCTGGCCGGCCAAACGGGCCATGCCTTTGGTTTATTTACTGACCGCTGCGGTTGGCTTGCTGGCCTGGGACATGAGCTTCACCCGTATTCTGGCTTCAACCCTGCAAGGCCTGCTGATTACCCTTGGCCTGCTGTGGATTATCTTCGGCGCGATCTTGCTGCTGAATACACTCAAGCATTCCGGCGGCATTACCGCGATTCGCGCAGGGTTTGCCACCATTAGTCCAGACCGCCGCATTCAGGCGATCATTATTGCCTGGCTGTTCGGGTGCTTTATCGAGGGCGCGTCAGGTTTCGGCACTCCAGCGGCTATTGCCGCACCATTGCTCGTGGCAATTGGCTTCCCGGCCATGGCTGCTGTGTTGATGGGCATGCTGGTGCAAAGTACGCCGGTATCGTTCGGCGCCGTCGGTACGCCGATTATCGTCGGTGTTAGCACCGGCCTCGACAGCCATGCGATTGGTGCGCAACTACTGGAACACGGTTCGTCATGGGCGCAGTTCCTGCAACTGATCACCAGCGAAGTGGCGATCATTCACGCCATTGTCGGCACGGTGATGCCACTGTTCATGGCGATGATGCTGACCCGTTTCTTTGGTCAGGAGAAAAGCTGGAAAGCCGGTCTGGAAGTGTTGCCATTTGCGCTTTTCGCGGGCCTGGCCTTCACCATTCCTTACGCCTTGACCGGTGTATTCCTTGGCCCTGAGTTCCCATCACTGATTGGTGGCCTCACGGGTTTGGCGATTGTCACCAGCGCGGCGCGCATGGGTTTTCTGGTACCGAAAACCGCTTGGGATTTTGCCCCGGCCAAAGACTGGCCTGCCGAGTGGATCGGCACCGTCGAAATGAAGCTTGACGAACTGGCCCACAAACCAATGAGCTCGCTACGTGCGTGGCTGCCTTATGTATTGGTTGGCGTGTTGCTGGTTATCAGCCGCGTATTCCCGGACGTTGGCAACGCACTCAAAGCAGTGGTGATCAACTTCCCTGACTTGCTGGGTGAAACCGGGGTCAGCGCTAACTTCCAGCCGCTCTTCCTACCCGGCGGTATTCTGGTCGCCGTGGTGCTGGCAACCTTTTTCCTGCACGGCATGAAAGCGCGTGAGCTGACTGCTGCTGTAAAAGAATCCAGCTCGGTATTGCTCAGCGCGGGTTTTGTCTTGCTCTTCACCGTGCCGATGGTGCGTATCCTCATCAACTCTGGGGTTAATGGTGCCGACTTGGGCAGCATGCCGATTGTCATGGCGCGCTGGGTTGCGGATAGCGTTGGCGGTATTTACCCACTGCTAGCGCCAAGTATCGGCGCGTTGGGTGCATTTATTGCGGGCTCCAACACCGTCAGCAATATGATGTTCAGCCAGTTCCAGTTTGGGGTTGCCACGAGCCTTGGTTTATCCAGCGCACTGATTGTTGCGGCCCAGGCCATTGGCGCGGCAGCCGGTAACATGGTGGCCATCCACAACGTCGTTGCCGCATCGGCTACCGTCGGCCTGCTCGGCCGTGAAGGCAATACGCTGCGCAAAACCATCTGGCCTACGCTGTACTACGTGCTATTCACCGGCATCATTGCCATGATTGCCGTGTATGGTCTGGGTATCAGCGATCCATTGCTGGCCGCGCAGTAA
- the fur gene encoding ferric iron uptake transcriptional regulator, whose product MVENNELRKVGLKVTLPRVKILQMLDSAGQRHMSAEDVYKSLMEAGEDVGLATVYRVLTQFEAAGLVVRHNFDGGHAVFELADGGHHDHMVCMETGEVIEFFDSEIEKRQKEIVSEHGFELVDHNLVLYVRKKT is encoded by the coding sequence ATGGTTGAAAATAACGAACTACGCAAGGTTGGCCTAAAAGTAACCCTACCACGGGTTAAGATCCTGCAAATGCTGGACTCAGCAGGTCAACGCCACATGAGTGCAGAAGATGTCTACAAGTCTCTGATGGAGGCGGGTGAGGACGTTGGTTTGGCCACTGTTTATCGGGTATTGACGCAATTTGAGGCCGCAGGTCTAGTTGTTCGTCATAACTTTGATGGCGGTCATGCCGTGTTTGAACTGGCTGACGGAGGACACCACGACCATATGGTTTGTATGGAGACTGGTGAGGTGATCGAATTTTTCGATAGCGAGATCGAAAAACGCCAAAAAGAAATTGTAAGCGAGCATGGTTTTGAGCTCGTAGACCACAACCTGGTGCTCTACGTACGTAAAAAAACCTAA